In Proteus vulgaris, one DNA window encodes the following:
- a CDS encoding TetR family transcriptional regulator: MKIKSRQQENSEQTRTALREAAQELFINQNYCDVSIDEISRHARVTKGAFYHHFSNKKALLKECYLFQVDNVMKQLVKIPTYDDKWQELEAIFSFCVDHIYQHKDKLIPLQEIISVLGWKEWDEIDAQILIPRIKFCVETLYSKQEICTYSPDIVVNLIYGFLTHIAINLKNEATLQENACKDFKRIFFDFLMGIKQASANVKNNQ; this comes from the coding sequence ATGAAAATAAAATCACGGCAACAAGAGAATTCAGAGCAAACACGCACGGCGTTACGTGAAGCGGCACAAGAACTATTTATAAATCAAAACTATTGTGATGTTTCCATTGATGAAATATCACGTCATGCAAGAGTGACGAAAGGGGCGTTTTATCATCATTTTAGTAATAAGAAAGCACTGTTAAAAGAGTGCTATCTTTTTCAAGTTGATAACGTTATGAAGCAACTGGTTAAAATTCCTACTTATGATGATAAATGGCAAGAACTTGAGGCCATTTTTAGTTTTTGTGTTGATCATATCTACCAACATAAAGACAAGCTTATTCCGCTACAAGAGATTATTTCAGTTTTGGGTTGGAAAGAATGGGATGAAATTGATGCACAAATTCTTATTCCTCGAATCAAATTCTGCGTAGAAACACTCTATTCTAAGCAAGAAATTTGCACTTACTCTCCTGATATTGTCGTTAACTTAATCTATGGTTTTCTCACTCATATTGCGATTAACTTAAAAAATGAAGCCACATTACAAGAAAATGCCTGCAAGGATTTTAAGAGGATTTTTTTTGATTTTTTGATGGGAATAAAACAAGCTTCAGCAAATGTGAAAAATAATCAATAG
- a CDS encoding helix-turn-helix domain-containing protein → MSSQYNGLIPSNTLSTFNIEIIKELLLWIEVNLEKPLLLDDVAIKSGYTKWHLQRVFKQATGLTLASYIRGRRLTKAATELRLTKLPILTVALRYQFDSQQSFTRRFKATFGVTPTEYRKLDNLCGNNFQPPINFDVIDLPIPKIMDLPDSYVYGMQYQYFCSIEDIGKLHEDIRHQFWNDFLLYTDKNFTESTVLISYQPNTLRKNKIQIDYEIGLNSLDHFTKTSGFRKRVIEGGRYVRFQFKGTLEEYKQFAMKIYFYTLPALGLCRRLGADIERYVSIETDVDLMEIPRTLEIDYYVPIH, encoded by the coding sequence ATGTCATCTCAGTACAATGGGCTTATCCCCTCGAATACCTTATCCACATTTAATATAGAAATTATCAAAGAACTTCTTCTCTGGATTGAGGTAAATCTGGAAAAACCGTTGCTACTTGATGATGTGGCGATTAAATCTGGCTATACAAAATGGCACTTGCAGCGTGTATTTAAACAAGCAACGGGTTTAACACTGGCTTCCTATATTCGTGGACGGCGTTTAACCAAGGCGGCAACAGAATTGCGGTTGACAAAATTACCTATCCTTACTGTGGCATTACGCTATCAGTTTGATTCTCAACAATCTTTTACTCGCCGCTTTAAAGCTACATTTGGCGTTACGCCGACTGAATACCGTAAACTGGATAATCTTTGTGGTAATAATTTTCAGCCGCCAATTAATTTTGATGTTATTGATCTGCCCATTCCTAAAATTATGGATTTACCAGACAGCTATGTTTATGGCATGCAATATCAATATTTTTGCTCTATAGAAGATATTGGTAAATTACATGAAGATATTCGTCATCAATTTTGGAATGATTTTTTACTTTATACAGATAAAAACTTTACAGAAAGTACAGTGCTTATTTCTTATCAGCCCAATACATTACGTAAAAATAAAATCCAAATTGACTATGAGATTGGTTTAAATAGTTTAGATCACTTTACAAAAACCAGTGGATTTAGAAAAAGAGTGATTGAAGGTGGGCGTTATGTTCGATTTCAATTTAAAGGAACGTTAGAAGAATATAAGCAATTTGCGATGAAGATTTATTTTTATACATTACCCGCATTAGGCTTATGTCGCCGGTTAGGCGCTGATATTGAACGATATGTTAGTATAGAAACTGACGTTGATTTAATGGAAATACCCCGTACTTTAGAAATTGATTATTACGTGCCAATTCACTAA
- a CDS encoding NUDIX hydrolase: MTIDVPKSHFTATGIVFNEQGQFLFHLHPKIGYWLPPGGHIEENEEPQNAALREIEEETGLLCECLCYQPEFNLGLNLDLNNGDVIELVKPLAILKEPIHDKKQGFHYHIDMIYLCKPLKNSQLTNKSFQWLSLDELKKRDAPLNVIRLIELTETLLIKKII; encoded by the coding sequence ATGACAATAGATGTACCTAAAAGCCATTTCACTGCAACAGGTATTGTATTTAATGAACAAGGGCAGTTTCTTTTCCATTTACATCCCAAGATAGGATATTGGCTACCACCAGGAGGCCATATCGAAGAAAATGAAGAACCACAAAATGCTGCATTAAGAGAAATAGAAGAAGAAACGGGCTTATTGTGTGAATGCTTGTGTTACCAGCCGGAATTTAACCTTGGTTTAAATCTTGATTTAAATAATGGTGATGTTATTGAGCTTGTTAAACCCCTCGCTATTTTAAAAGAACCTATTCATGATAAAAAACAAGGATTTCATTATCACATTGATATGATTTATCTTTGTAAACCGCTAAAAAACAGTCAATTGACAAATAAATCTTTCCAATGGCTTTCTTTGGATGAACTAAAAAAAAGAGATGCACCATTGAATGTGATAAGACTTATTGAACTAACAGAAACGTTATTAATAAAAAAGATCATTTAA
- a CDS encoding methyl-accepting chemotaxis protein: MFKNISIEKTVKVMLAILFALIMSIIYFSYDASTRSYNNFVSSNSLSQQMLLMGKARYQMAVIRANINGLDGQLRVNEKPSAKYFHQTAEYIEITREEIHRWADAEKLTMEGREIADDMTKRFDELLDIFTGALERLRRGELTTHSASVKMDELNDITMQYYAVANGIENSYIDIAKVSQERLMIVSITTGVIVILLFIFILRWFSHTFIGNIKILIDIFSKMSQGDLSMRVENHGNNEFGQLFNEMNKMKNSLSHMISSVKNAVNTISVSASEIATGNTDLSSRTEEQASALQETVASMEQIKTTVEKNADNSREASKLALTATSSAQNGESVMDSVVETMSSISESAKKIADINDIINSIANQTNILSLNAAVEAARAGEQGRGFTVVASEVRNLASRSAEAAKEINELITHSVNKVHVGSQQVAQAGRSMSEIVTTINQVNDFMQQIALASNEQSMGINQIALAVSEMDTVTQQNAALVEESAAITANMDDEAHQLANLVSQFKVDEDNEKLSRFGVTKSAEVLDTQEK; this comes from the coding sequence ATGTTTAAAAATATCAGTATAGAAAAGACCGTTAAGGTCATGCTGGCCATTTTATTTGCGTTGATTATGAGCATTATTTATTTTAGTTATGATGCTTCCACTCGATCTTATAATAATTTCGTTTCATCAAATAGCCTAAGTCAGCAAATGTTGCTAATGGGTAAAGCTCGATATCAAATGGCTGTGATCAGGGCAAATATTAATGGGTTAGATGGGCAATTAAGAGTTAATGAAAAACCATCTGCAAAATATTTTCATCAAACAGCCGAGTATATTGAAATTACCCGTGAAGAGATCCACCGTTGGGCAGATGCTGAAAAGCTAACGATGGAAGGGCGTGAAATAGCAGACGATATGACAAAACGCTTTGATGAACTGCTCGATATTTTTACGGGGGCGTTAGAGCGATTGCGCCGAGGTGAGCTGACAACACATTCTGCTAGCGTAAAAATGGATGAGCTAAACGATATCACCATGCAATATTATGCTGTAGCTAATGGTATCGAAAATAGCTATATCGATATTGCAAAAGTATCACAAGAACGCTTGATGATAGTATCGATTACAACTGGCGTTATCGTTATTCTATTATTTATCTTTATATTACGTTGGTTCTCTCATACCTTTATTGGCAATATCAAAATACTTATCGATATTTTTAGCAAGATGAGCCAAGGTGATTTAAGTATGCGAGTGGAAAATCATGGGAATAATGAATTTGGTCAATTGTTCAATGAAATGAATAAGATGAAAAATTCACTCAGCCATATGATCTCTTCCGTCAAAAATGCTGTTAACACCATTAGTGTGAGTGCAAGCGAAATTGCGACAGGAAACACGGATTTATCTTCTCGTACTGAAGAGCAAGCAAGTGCATTACAAGAAACGGTTGCAAGTATGGAGCAAATTAAAACAACGGTTGAAAAAAATGCGGATAACTCACGAGAAGCCAGTAAATTAGCTCTTACAGCGACAAGCTCTGCTCAAAATGGCGAGAGTGTTATGGATAGCGTGGTAGAAACCATGTCTTCAATCTCTGAAAGTGCGAAGAAAATAGCAGATATCAATGACATCATTAATAGTATTGCAAACCAAACCAATATTTTATCTTTAAACGCTGCCGTTGAAGCAGCTAGAGCCGGTGAACAAGGTCGTGGATTTACCGTTGTTGCGTCAGAGGTGCGTAATTTAGCAAGTCGTAGTGCAGAAGCCGCTAAAGAGATTAATGAACTGATCACTCATTCTGTTAATAAAGTCCATGTAGGCTCTCAGCAAGTAGCCCAAGCGGGTCGGTCGATGTCAGAGATCGTGACGACAATTAATCAAGTAAATGATTTTATGCAACAGATTGCCCTTGCTTCTAATGAGCAAAGTATGGGGATCAATCAAATTGCGTTAGCAGTAAGTGAGATGGATACTGTAACGCAGCAAAATGCAGCATTAGTTGAAGAGTCAGCAGCAATTACAGCCAATATGGATGATGAAGCTCATCAATTAGCTAACTTGGTTTCACAATTTAAAGTCGATGAAGATAACGAAAAATTATCTCGTTTTGGTGTTACAAAATCAGCTGAGGTTCTCGATACCCAAGAGAAGTAA
- a CDS encoding YdbH family protein — protein MLLRKTIKWTGTILVGVGLIGTALWVSIPRWLPVIAKSYLPEGVSLSLSQPQLERAGISIENIALTTASCTLASIDNFAFSYRKEQIDKLQFNSQQLIIDEHCFSTMPPNKQEETATVPVEINSLLTSIPYLAVNIENVLLKENTRYQGALQLKTQQGGRLVTYQGENAQLGIFIRDNKWLDIKQFKVNLPDDNNIELAAEIALPLDIASLPEKGTIDATLLTSHYAYPLVLILEWVGQSGTISLAEQGGGHALALLPWHVTPENIKIEQGRWEWFGLDQPLRGGVNINIAQWQKGLSDLRLTARLNVMTEGNAGKGNLVISIPETAVNLLDAHIPIQITGVVNKQLMQASTQLPVYVTGTLADPTIEFQSGSLLRFKGPLTETLTIKDARLPLAGTTFSSKGFNGRLNAIVVAQDSIWGDYRIHFQGKAIDFLPDNGMWQWRYWGEGNLLPLKARWDIAGTGYWADKLVSFEKLNTGFDVLKYQHTTMTAPRLSLESPFRWVRDEKKPTFGGKLKLTSQRIDFPAGGFLDRTDFIATISGKSPFNFNMKGELSAKPNIGPIAINTRWDGARLRGQMRWPSQPINVFQSLLPEDLGITLDRGELYTQADFSIAPEQGLIAGGHLVVKQGGMWLKDGVLDGLDFILPWRLNGDEWQLGVKQPVQLRIKRVNNLFDMTDITADLQGFYPATENKPLVLSNVNVAMLDGTISLAKLKIPQHDAAIISLDNIQLSHLFTLLKVTQFAASGKVSGEFPFFINNNQWIIKDGWLANSSYLTLRLDKDFVDSIDDNNMSAGIAMAWLRYLEISRSWTRVNLSNLGELILEAEIQGTNPLEDKRRQVNLNYRHEENVFQLWRSLRFGSQLEEWLEKSLSDLGSESE, from the coding sequence GTGTTGTTAAGAAAAACAATCAAATGGACAGGGACGATACTGGTAGGTGTAGGCCTAATTGGCACTGCGTTGTGGGTGTCTATCCCTCGTTGGTTGCCTGTTATTGCTAAATCTTACCTACCTGAAGGCGTCTCACTCTCATTATCTCAGCCTCAATTAGAGCGAGCAGGTATTTCTATTGAGAATATTGCATTAACGACAGCCAGTTGTACTTTAGCAAGTATTGACAACTTTGCTTTTTCTTATCGAAAAGAACAGATTGATAAACTGCAATTTAATAGCCAGCAGCTCATTATTGATGAGCATTGTTTTTCAACGATGCCACCTAATAAACAGGAAGAAACGGCAACAGTGCCTGTTGAGATAAATTCATTATTAACATCGATACCATACTTAGCCGTCAATATAGAAAATGTACTTTTAAAAGAAAATACTCGCTATCAAGGTGCGCTACAGCTAAAGACACAACAAGGTGGCCGATTAGTGACGTACCAAGGAGAAAATGCTCAACTTGGTATTTTTATTAGAGACAATAAATGGCTAGATATAAAGCAATTTAAAGTAAATTTACCTGATGACAATAATATTGAACTTGCTGCTGAAATAGCATTACCCCTTGATATTGCCTCATTACCTGAAAAAGGTACAATTGATGCGACTTTATTAACCTCCCATTATGCTTATCCCTTAGTTCTTATTCTTGAATGGGTAGGACAATCAGGCACTATTTCACTTGCGGAACAAGGGGGAGGCCATGCATTAGCTTTATTACCTTGGCATGTTACTCCCGAAAATATAAAGATTGAACAAGGTCGTTGGGAATGGTTTGGACTAGATCAACCATTACGTGGTGGCGTTAATATTAATATTGCCCAATGGCAAAAAGGCCTGTCTGATTTAAGATTAACTGCACGATTAAATGTAATGACAGAAGGTAATGCAGGAAAAGGAAATTTAGTCATTTCGATCCCTGAAACAGCCGTAAATTTGCTAGATGCACATATTCCTATTCAAATTACTGGTGTGGTTAATAAACAATTAATGCAAGCCAGTACGCAATTACCTGTTTATGTAACGGGAACATTAGCTGATCCTACTATTGAATTTCAATCTGGTTCATTACTTCGCTTTAAAGGCCCATTAACTGAAACGCTCACTATAAAAGATGCTCGCTTACCATTAGCAGGAACAACATTTTCATCAAAAGGTTTTAACGGCCGTTTAAATGCGATTGTTGTCGCGCAAGACAGTATTTGGGGCGACTATCGTATTCATTTTCAAGGTAAAGCAATTGATTTTTTACCTGATAATGGAATGTGGCAATGGCGTTATTGGGGGGAAGGAAATTTATTGCCTTTAAAAGCTCGTTGGGATATTGCAGGTACAGGGTATTGGGCTGATAAATTGGTCAGTTTTGAAAAACTTAATACAGGGTTTGATGTTTTAAAATACCAACATACAACGATGACGGCACCTCGATTATCTTTAGAGAGCCCATTTCGTTGGGTAAGAGATGAGAAAAAACCAACATTTGGTGGAAAATTAAAATTAACCAGTCAACGTATAGACTTTCCCGCTGGTGGCTTTCTAGATAGAACCGATTTTATTGCCACAATCAGTGGTAAATCACCCTTCAATTTTAATATGAAAGGTGAGTTAAGTGCCAAACCCAATATAGGACCAATTGCAATAAATACACGTTGGGATGGCGCAAGATTAAGAGGGCAAATGCGTTGGCCTTCACAACCTATTAATGTTTTTCAATCGCTCTTACCAGAAGACTTAGGGATCACTCTTGATAGAGGTGAACTCTATACCCAAGCAGACTTTTCTATTGCACCAGAACAAGGATTAATTGCCGGTGGTCACCTTGTTGTTAAGCAGGGGGGAATGTGGCTTAAAGATGGTGTTTTAGACGGCTTAGATTTTATTTTGCCTTGGCGTTTAAATGGTGACGAGTGGCAGCTAGGTGTTAAACAGCCTGTCCAGCTACGTATAAAACGTGTTAATAATCTTTTTGATATGACGGATATTACGGCTGATCTCCAAGGTTTTTACCCTGCAACAGAAAATAAACCGTTAGTTTTATCTAATGTAAATGTAGCCATGCTTGATGGAACCATTTCATTGGCAAAACTCAAAATTCCACAACATGATGCAGCGATTATTTCTCTTGATAACATTCAATTAAGTCATCTTTTTACTTTGTTAAAAGTGACGCAGTTTGCGGCATCAGGTAAAGTTAGTGGTGAATTTCCATTCTTTATTAATAATAATCAATGGATTATTAAAGATGGATGGCTTGCTAATTCATCTTACTTGACGTTAAGACTCGATAAAGATTTTGTTGATTCAATTGACGATAATAATATGTCAGCAGGCATTGCTATGGCATGGTTACGTTATTTAGAAATCAGCCGTTCTTGGACTCGCGTTAATTTAAGTAATTTAGGTGAGTTAATATTAGAGGCTGAAATTCAAGGAACGAATCCTCTAGAAGATAAACGCCGGCAAGTTAATCTCAATTATCGGCACGAAGAAAATGTCTTTCAATTATGGCGAAGTTTACGATTTGGCTCACAATTGGAAGAGTGGTTAGAAAAAAGCTTATCAGATTTAGGGAGTGAGTCAGAGTGA
- a CDS encoding YnbE family lipoprotein, whose amino-acid sequence MKPLFLKKLFLLTALMMGISALTGCIRLEVATPDKPININMNVKIEHEINVKIDRQVEDLLKNNSAIF is encoded by the coding sequence GTGAAACCCTTATTTTTAAAAAAACTATTTTTATTAACGGCTTTAATGATGGGAATATCGGCGTTAACAGGATGTATTCGACTAGAAGTCGCTACGCCCGATAAGCCGATTAATATTAATATGAATGTTAAAATTGAGCATGAGATTAATGTAAAAATAGACCGGCAAGTTGAAGATCTCTTAAAAAATAACAGCGCCATTTTTTAA
- a CDS encoding fimbria/pilus outer membrane usher protein encodes MKIKFKKKEITFFILMSIYYKDTFAQNNSLSLYSNSFSNISDDTIKLLLEDKKPEGFYHSIIYVNNRKKMAKLLYFKSIDNKLIPCLSINDLTSLGIDTEFYKITKENQEIIPLIDYLIDFKYQFSNQKLNLIIPQKALIKKTDYVINEQDWDNGITALFTQYSYSIKYHQKKSFEQKLNLHSGINIGAWRIRSQNEFNWTKDNYQSKLSSIYTYRQINSFSSLFYTGKFSPTTRILSNDKIIGFQLISNNLIANKNLYANSPIIEGTADTQAQVIIKQGDKIIYETTVPPGPFLLNSLPSIGSEKLILEIKETDGRVKVSTHYFTSLPNQLNKGSYQYNIISGTLTNHPNNKNALFILSEFSYGLSQKITSYSAIKKQDNQQKYLSGLSLDLGFLGGLATDISYEKNNNDKIKYQFRYQKNIPITQTYFTSGMSFYQYLDNSLSKNRIKKNYSLSLSQNINELGFISLYYYDKKYHNSSKEFEIGASFSSSFNRVSYHLKYDFKKEKHFPDHYFSFNFHIPIGNSENYQWINNQTNYQINNKRYINSTNIGGTLLNNNLGYSINYQHTHHPKRKYNQFSANTRYQNNYQSYSFSGNKSENNYNLNFLVNGALVLHSEGITLTPRLGKTFALVNTQGITGIKTSFSPNLETDIFGNLILNNITPYRINKIKLNTATLPQSVETEYYSKSIIPTLGAISKVTFPMKTGYRIIFKSKTPLPFASKVTVLDKEDNIISQGLVTEKNIIFLSGIPDNGLIKVKWGKNKQCQFNYNLSFDEKKKNLIKKEVTCL; translated from the coding sequence ATGAAGATTAAGTTTAAAAAAAAAGAGATCACTTTCTTTATTTTAATGTCTATTTATTACAAAGATACTTTCGCTCAAAATAATTCCCTCTCTCTTTATTCTAATTCATTTTCTAATATTAGTGATGATACCATTAAACTCCTTCTTGAAGATAAAAAACCTGAAGGATTTTATCACTCTATTATTTATGTTAATAATAGAAAGAAAATGGCAAAACTCCTTTATTTTAAAAGTATAGATAACAAGTTAATTCCTTGTCTTTCTATCAATGATTTAACCTCTCTTGGTATTGATACCGAATTTTATAAAATCACAAAAGAAAATCAGGAAATAATTCCTTTAATCGATTATTTGATTGATTTTAAATACCAATTTTCCAATCAAAAATTAAACTTAATCATTCCACAAAAAGCATTAATAAAAAAAACAGACTATGTCATTAATGAACAAGACTGGGATAATGGAATTACCGCATTATTCACTCAATATTCCTATTCGATTAAATATCATCAGAAAAAATCGTTTGAACAAAAACTTAATTTACACTCGGGTATTAACATAGGGGCTTGGCGTATACGTAGTCAAAATGAGTTTAATTGGACAAAAGATAACTATCAATCTAAGCTTTCATCAATTTACACCTATCGACAAATTAATTCTTTTTCTTCTCTTTTTTATACTGGCAAATTTTCACCTACAACACGAATATTATCGAATGATAAAATTATTGGCTTTCAATTAATATCCAATAATTTAATTGCAAATAAAAATCTTTATGCTAACAGCCCTATTATTGAAGGAACTGCTGATACACAAGCTCAAGTTATCATAAAACAGGGTGATAAGATCATCTATGAAACGACAGTTCCTCCCGGCCCTTTTCTTCTAAATTCATTACCTTCTATAGGTAGTGAAAAACTTATTTTAGAGATCAAAGAAACAGATGGAAGAGTAAAGGTTTCAACACACTATTTTACATCATTACCTAATCAATTAAATAAAGGGAGTTATCAATATAATATCATCTCAGGTACATTAACTAACCATCCTAATAATAAAAATGCTCTTTTTATTTTGAGCGAATTTTCATATGGATTGAGTCAAAAAATCACTTCTTACAGCGCAATAAAAAAGCAGGATAATCAACAAAAATATTTATCTGGATTATCTCTAGATTTAGGTTTTTTAGGTGGCTTGGCGACAGATATAAGTTATGAAAAAAATAACAATGATAAAATTAAATATCAGTTTCGTTATCAGAAAAACATTCCTATTACACAAACTTACTTTACTTCGGGGATGTCTTTTTATCAATATCTAGATAATTCATTATCAAAAAATCGCATTAAAAAAAATTATTCATTATCTTTATCTCAGAATATTAATGAGTTAGGCTTTATCTCTTTGTATTATTACGATAAAAAATACCATAATTCATCGAAAGAATTTGAAATTGGAGCATCTTTTTCATCCTCATTTAATAGAGTGAGTTATCATTTAAAGTATGATTTCAAAAAAGAAAAGCATTTTCCAGATCATTATTTTTCATTTAATTTTCATATTCCTATAGGGAACAGCGAAAATTATCAATGGATTAACAATCAAACAAATTATCAAATTAATAATAAGCGTTATATAAACAGTACAAATATAGGTGGTACATTACTCAATAATAATTTAGGATATTCGATAAACTATCAACATACACATCACCCTAAAAGAAAATATAATCAATTTTCTGCTAACACACGATATCAAAATAATTATCAATCTTATAGTTTTTCTGGAAATAAGTCAGAGAATAATTACAATCTTAACTTTTTAGTTAATGGTGCATTGGTGCTTCATTCAGAAGGTATTACTCTGACCCCCCGTTTAGGAAAAACCTTTGCATTAGTTAATACACAAGGTATTACTGGTATTAAAACATCATTCTCACCTAATTTAGAAACAGATATCTTTGGCAACTTAATTTTAAATAATATTACGCCTTATCGAATAAACAAAATCAAACTAAATACGGCAACACTCCCCCAATCCGTTGAAACAGAATATTATAGTAAAAGTATTATTCCTACATTAGGTGCAATATCTAAAGTTACTTTTCCAATGAAAACAGGCTACCGTATTATTTTTAAATCAAAAACGCCCCTTCCTTTTGCCTCAAAAGTTACCGTACTAGATAAAGAGGATAATATTATTTCTCAGGGATTAGTAACAGAAAAAAATATCATTTTTCTTTCTGGCATTCCTGATAATGGATTAATAAAAGTAAAATGGGGTAAAAATAAACAGTGTCAATTTAATTATAATTTAAGTTTTGATGAAAAGAAAAAAAATCTGATAAAAAAAGAAGTTACCTGCCTTTAA
- a CDS encoding 2-hydroxyacid dehydrogenase, translated as MKIVSYSTKHYDRKHMEWVNQHNGYHYDIEYFDFNLTEQTAKNAVGADAVCIFVNDDANRAVLQELASLNIRILALRCAGFNNVDLEAAAELGITVVRVPAYSPEAIAEHAVGMMLSLNRRIHRAYQRTRDANFSLEGLTGFNMHNRTAGIIGTGKIGLATLRILKGFGMKLLAYDPYPNQAVLDLGAEYVDLATIYANSHVISLHCPLTADNHHLLNETAFAQMKDGVMIINTSRGALIDSAAAINALKQGKIGALGMDVYENERDLFFEDKSNDVIQDDIFRRLSSCHNVLFTGHQAFLTEEALISISETTLHNIKEVASGNTCINQIKA; from the coding sequence ATGAAAATCGTTTCCTATAGTACTAAACATTATGATCGTAAGCACATGGAATGGGTCAATCAACATAATGGATATCATTATGATATTGAATATTTCGATTTTAATTTGACAGAACAAACCGCAAAAAATGCCGTTGGCGCAGATGCTGTTTGTATTTTCGTCAATGACGATGCAAATCGCGCGGTTTTGCAAGAACTAGCTAGCCTTAATATTCGCATACTTGCTTTACGCTGTGCGGGCTTTAATAACGTTGACTTAGAAGCAGCGGCTGAATTGGGTATCACTGTTGTCCGTGTGCCGGCCTATTCACCAGAGGCTATTGCAGAACATGCTGTTGGTATGATGCTCTCCTTAAATCGCCGTATACACAGAGCTTATCAGCGCACTCGTGATGCAAACTTCTCATTAGAAGGTCTAACCGGTTTTAATATGCATAACCGCACTGCGGGCATTATTGGTACTGGTAAAATTGGATTAGCAACATTACGCATATTAAAAGGTTTTGGTATGAAATTACTAGCCTATGATCCTTACCCAAATCAAGCCGTACTTGATTTAGGTGCTGAATATGTCGATTTAGCTACAATTTACGCAAATTCTCATGTAATTTCATTACATTGCCCGTTAACCGCAGATAACCATCATTTATTAAATGAAACTGCTTTTGCACAAATGAAAGACGGTGTGATGATTATTAACACCAGCCGTGGTGCATTAATTGACTCTGCGGCAGCGATTAATGCTTTAAAACAAGGCAAAATTGGTGCGTTGGGTATGGATGTTTATGAGAATGAACGCGATCTTTTCTTTGAAGATAAATCCAATGACGTTATTCAAGACGATATTTTCCGTCGCCTTTCTTCTTGTCATAATGTGTTATTTACTGGGCATCAAGCATTCTTAACTGAAGAAGCACTGATCAGTATTAGTGAGACAACATTACATAATATTAAAGAAGTTGCTTCAGGTAATACCTGTATAAACCAAATTAAAGCCTAA
- a CDS encoding YdbL family protein, producing the protein MNYKKYLLSFGLMIVLTSANAIALTLDEARSQGLVGETFSGYIELVQTNNKQAQQLADEINQARKAKYAEIAKTNQVTPDSVARLAGEKLVARANEGEFVKGINGKWVKK; encoded by the coding sequence ATGAATTATAAAAAATATCTCCTAAGCTTTGGTCTAATGATAGTTTTAACTAGTGCAAATGCTATAGCATTAACGCTTGATGAAGCAAGATCGCAAGGATTGGTAGGAGAAACCTTTAGTGGTTATATTGAGCTTGTGCAAACTAATAACAAGCAGGCTCAACAACTTGCAGATGAAATAAATCAAGCAAGAAAAGCAAAATATGCTGAAATTGCTAAAACTAACCAAGTAACACCTGATTCTGTTGCTCGACTTGCAGGTGAAAAATTAGTCGCAAGAGCTAATGAAGGTGAGTTTGTAAAGGGTATTAATGGAAAATGGGTAAAAAAGTAG
- a CDS encoding fimbrial protein — protein sequence MKTIIYLIIILLLSSFSLPSTARRGDHEIPSSCNVDYIYENISDRLSVNKNDFSSHAAGTLADIDNHIIIIVINDCSKSNGDIRLKIENTSIDNTTGYLKNMISAPDASNNIAFQLLYNEEERPINLNKTSEFSEELIDGEAEFYFSVNYVKKDSMPPAPGYIRSNINFIVMINNDIVNFND from the coding sequence ATGAAAACTATTATCTATTTAATTATTATATTACTACTTTCATCTTTTTCATTGCCATCAACAGCTAGACGTGGTGATCATGAAATTCCCTCAAGTTGTAATGTTGATTATATCTATGAAAATATTAGCGATAGACTTTCTGTTAATAAAAATGATTTCTCATCACATGCAGCAGGAACATTAGCAGATATTGACAACCATATTATTATTATTGTCATAAATGATTGTTCTAAAAGCAATGGGGATATTCGCTTAAAAATTGAAAATACAAGTATTGATAATACTACAGGTTATTTGAAAAATATGATTAGTGCTCCCGATGCAAGCAATAATATTGCATTTCAATTATTGTACAATGAGGAAGAAAGACCTATTAATCTTAATAAAACGAGCGAATTTTCTGAAGAATTGATTGATGGAGAGGCTGAATTCTACTTTTCAGTTAACTATGTTAAAAAAGATAGTATGCCTCCTGCCCCCGGTTATATACGCTCAAATATTAATTTCATTGTCATGATCAATAACGATATTGTTAATTTTAATGATTAG